A stretch of the Uranotaenia lowii strain MFRU-FL chromosome 3, ASM2978415v1, whole genome shotgun sequence genome encodes the following:
- the LOC129754086 gene encoding uncharacterized protein LOC129754086 encodes MLLKALFLVFLSLMGPPLLANASKDPLFGYAPEYGHPSYSFSYGVKDLHSGDVKSQWETRDDGIVKGHYSVVEPDGSIREVDYTADSKTGFNAVVKTHGPNAHPIHDEHDQYHYDEHHSQSKINHFSKNQDHLILSSDVPQHEKPIAELSEKKRPTPSILELKPHVNFETGFEGYRPRPQKYYGGKEEFFSKEFDPTKDSLRPTLKIEEVQAPDLSKMKPISPSVDFSKLGEAELGSYYKKDVIYQPYAQYNNQISHPVSTLQKTKYGGSRPSSNPKKNLLKPYSTPGLKHFTTPKVYQFKARGGPPRPEYSHYFGPPTPGRRQSRTGPVLFPSVEQMAASEKMVQAMIEQQQQQQRRAPVYANNYS; translated from the exons GGTCATCCTTCCTATTCCTTCAGTTATGGTGTCAAGGATCTTCACAGTGGAGACGTCAAATCACAGTGGGAAACGCGTGATGATGGCATCGTAAAAGGACACTACAGTGTGGTCGAACCTGACGGCTCGATTCGAGAAGTCGATTACACCGCCGACTCAAAAACCGGTTTCAATGCG GTAGTTAAGACCCATGGACCGAACGCACATCCCATTCACGATGAACACGACCAGTACCACTACGATGAGCACCATTCCCAATCGAAGATCAACCATTTCAGCAAAAATCAGGATCACCTTATCCTGAGCTCGGATGTTCCGCAGCATGAAAAGCCCATTGCCGAGCTCAGTGAAAAGAAACGACCGACTCCTTCCATTTTGGAGTTGAAACCTCATGTCAACTTTGAAACTGGCTTCGAAGGATATCGTCCTCGTCCACAAAAATACTATGGGGGAAAGGAAGAGTTCTTCTCGAAAGAATTCGATCCAACGAAAGACAGCCTACGACCGACTCTCAAAATAGAAGAAGTTCAGGCTCCAGACCTATCGAAAATGAAACCAATTTCTCCATCGGTTGACTTTTCAAAACTAGGAGAGGCAGAACTAGGCTCGTACTACAAGAAAGATGTGATCTACCAACCATACGCCCAGTACAACAATCAAATTTCCCACCCGGTTTCAACGCTCCAAAAAACCAAATACGGTGGCTCTCGTCCATCGAGCAATCCCAAAAAGAACCTCCTAAAACCGTACTCAACTCCAGGTCTCAAGCACTTTACAACACCCAAAGTATATCAGTTTAAGGCTCGGGGAGGCCCACCACGACCCGAATATTCCCACTACTTCGGGCCCCCAACTCCCGGAAGGCGACAATCTCGTACCGGACCAGTGCTTTTCCCGAGCGTCGAACAGATGGCGGCCTCCGAGAAGATGGTCCAGGCCATGAtcgaacagcaacagcagcagcagaggCGTGCTCCCGTGTACGCCAACAACTACTCGTGA